A portion of the Cryptomeria japonica chromosome 5, Sugi_1.0, whole genome shotgun sequence genome contains these proteins:
- the LOC131033552 gene encoding pentatricopeptide repeat-containing protein At2g13600 has protein sequence MQFTVSSKRRIHINATQVLKSQQEGRFSAINIIALCREGKLKEAIAISRQESAEVNTAVFASLLQACGKIKGLKQGKYVHTHIIKVGWRPDTFLWNNVLNMYAKCGDLKDARRVFDKMPQRSIISWTSMINAYSQGRKAGEALNIFEQMQHEGIEPNHYTYSSIIKACASLGQKALDRGRYVHDLILRTGFELDVVVMNALVDMYAKCGSIWDARQVFDKMSERNVVSWNSMIVGYCQKGNVGEAMKLFSQMPELDMFSLNTMIAGLAQNGFEDEALKFYVQMQEMGMKPDKFTFSSVLRACTSLAALEHGKQIHGHIILTGLESDITGVTALVDMYAKCTNLENAQKLFSKLSNQSLVSKREPTAICDSRHPYEAMEFDSGRTKPNIVSWNAMVAGYSQNGCGDKALNLFYQMQQENLEPDHFTFGSVLRACGSVFDVEKGKQIHNYIIKTGYEADIIVGSALVDMYAKCKIMADACKVFDVLFERDTITWTIIIVGCAQHGWNKVALQYFGEMLRRGVKSDQFTVASALSACANLAALEQGKQVHTHLIVSGFESNITAGSALIDMYTKCGSMTDAHIAIDEINSQNSVLQPIMVAGNSQRGQGDVVVGSALVDMYSKCGDLENAYKIFGKLRERDVVSWTSMIGGLAQHGRGMEALQLFQQMLQAGLKPNAITFVGVLSACSHSGLVDEGLHYFDIMSKEYGITPRKEHYSCLVDLLGRAGCLQEAHDFINRMPVEADASIWSNFLGACRVHGNMDLGKHAAECLLEMKEHDASTYVVLANIYAAVGRWDDAAKIRSMMQERGIKKKPGYSWIEIKNKIHTFVVGDMAHPQNEEIHSNLDSIAVQINQTQFIPSSNLFWYGVED, from the coding sequence ATGCAGTTCACGGTCTCAAGCAAGAGAAGGATTCATATCAATGCTACACAAGTATTGAAGTCACAACAAGAAGGAAGATTCAGTGCCATTAATATAATAGCATTATGTAGAGAAGGAAAACTAAAGGAAGCCATAGCCATTTCGCGGCAGGAGTCTGCAGAAGTCAATACCGCTGTTTTTGCATCTCTGTTGCAGGCATGTGGAAAGATCAAAGGCTTAAAACAAGGTAAGTATGTGCATACACACATCATCAAAGTTGGATGGAGGCCTGATACATTCCTATGGAATAATGTTCtcaatatgtatgcaaaatgtggagatTTAAAGGATGCGCGCagagtgtttgacaaaatgcctcaacgaAGCATCATCTCCTGGACCTCAATGATCAATGCATATAGTCAAGGTAGGAAAGCAGGCGAAGCCCTGAACATTTTCGAGCAAATGCAACATGAAGGCATTGAACCAAATCATTATACTTATTCTAGTATCATTAAGGCTTGTGCCAGTCTTGGTCAAAAGGCTCTGGACCGTGGAAGATATGTCCATGATCTGATTCTTAGAACTGGATTTGAATTAGATGTGGTTGTTATGAATGCGCTGGTTGATATGTATGCGAAATGTGGTTCGATTTGGGATGCACGCCaggtgtttgacaaaatgtctgaacggaatgtggtctcatggaattcTATGATAGTGGGATATTGCCAGAAGGGAAATGTCGGGGAGGCAATGAAATTGTTTTCTCAGATGCCTGAACTTGACATGTTCTCGTTGAATACAATGATTGCGGGCTTGGCACAGAATGGGTTCGAAGATGAGGCATTGAAGTTTTATGTTCAAATGCAAGAGATGGGCATGAAACCAGACAAATTTACCTTTTCCAGTGTGTTAAGGGCTTGTACAAGTCTAGCTGCATTGGAACATGGAAAGCAGATTCATGGACACATTATTCTAACTGGGCTTGAGTCAGACATCACTGGAGTTACTGCCCTTGTTGATATGTATGCCAAATGTACAAATTTAGAAAACGCGCAGAAATTGTTTAGTAAACTGTCAAACCAAAGTTTGGTGTCTAAGAGGGAGCCAACTGCAATATGTGACAGCAGACATCCCTATGAGGCAATGGAGTTTGACTCTGGTAGGACTAAACCGAATATTGTCTCATGGAATGCTATGGTTGCAGGGTATTCTCAAAATGGATGTGGTGACAAGGCTTTGAATCTCTTTTACCAAATGCAACAGGAAAACCTAGAGCCAGACCATTTTACATTTGGTAGTGTTTTAAGGGCATGCGGTAGTGTATTTGATGTAGAAAAGGGGAAGCAGATACATAATTACATCATTAAAACTGGGTATGAAGCTGATATCATTGTGGGAAGTGCTCTTGTCGATATGTATGCCAAATGCAAGATTATGGCAGATGCATGCAAAGTGTTTGACGTGCTTTTTGAACGAGACACAATCACATGGACTATTATAATTGTTGGGTGTGCTCAGCATGGGTGGAATAAAGTCGCCCTTCAATATTTTGGAGAAATGCTACGGAGGGGTGTAAAATCGGATCAGTTCACCGTTGCCAGTGCTCTTAGTGCATGTGCCAATTTAGCAGCTTTGGAACAAGGCAAACAAGTTCATACTCACTTAATAGTAAGTGGCTTTGAATCAAATATTACTGCAGGGAGCGCACTTATTGACATGTACACCAAATGTGGTAGTATGACGGATGCACACATAGCAATTGATGAAATAAATAGCCAAAATTCTGTCTTGCAGCCTATCATGGTTGCAGGAAACTCTCAACGTGGACAAGGCGATGTGGTTGTAGGGAGCGCCCTTGTTGACATGTACTCCAAGTGTGGAGATTTAGAAAATGCGTACAAGATATTTGGAAAATTGCGTGAACGAGATGTGGTTTCATGGACTTCAATGATCGGAGGATTAGCTCAGCATGGACGAGGAATGGAAGCACTTCAACTTTTTCAGCAAATGTTACAGGCTGGCCTAAAGCCAAATGCGATCACCTTTGTAGGTGTTCTTTCAGCTTGCAGCCATTCTGGTCTAGTGGATGAAGGACTCCACTATTTTGATATTATGAGTAAAGAATATGGAATTACTCCAAGAAAAGAACATTATTCCTGCCTTGTTGACCTTCTTGGCCGTGCTGGTTGCCTTCAGGAAGCACATGACTTTATTAATAGAATGCCAGTTGAAGCTGATGCTTCAATATGGAGCAACTTTCTTGGTGCTTGCAGAGTACATGGAAATATGGATTTAGGCAAACATGCTGCAGAGTGCCTTCTTGAGATGAAAGAGCATGATGCATCAACTTATGTGGTATTGGCAAATATCTATGCAGCAGTGGGCAGGTGGGATGATGCTGCCAAAATAAGGAGTATGATGCAAGAGAGGGGCATTAAGAAGAAACCTGGATACAGCTGGATTGAGATTAAGAACAAGATACACACATTTGTTGTGGGAGACATGGCACATCCACAAAATGAGGAGATACATAGTAATCTAGATTCAATTGCTGTGCAGATAAATCAGACACAGTTTATACCCAGTTCAAATCTTTTTTGGTATGGTGTGGAGGACTAG